The nucleotide sequence TTGCCCAGACTAAAAACCATTTTGCTCTATGTTCTGGTAACCGGCCTTATCGGAGGTATCCAGATGTTTGATATTCCCAGGCTCTTCCTCTGGGGAGGACCGGACAATGCAACACTTACCTCGAGTGTATTCATCTACAACCAAGCTTTCGCGGGAAGCTATCTCTACAACCGAGCATCGGCAGCAAGCATGATCGTCTTCATCATCATCCTGGTTCTCTCAGGGATCATGTTCTACACCATGCGTGACAGAGCTGAGATCAAACTCAGAAAATTTGAAAAGAACCGGCTGAAAGAAGAAAAAAGGATGGGGGCAGTTCGATGAGAGGAATGAGAGCAACAACCAACCTGAAAAAAACAGGAATTTATATAGTATGCATTTTCTTGGCACTCTTGAGCATTTTCCCTTTCTGGGTCATGTTCATGAACGCAACGCGCAGTACCTTTGAGATTCAGCAGAGTTCCATTGGATTAATCCCTTCCAAGTACTTGCTGAATAACTGGCAGATACTTCAGGGAAAGACCTTTGATCCCATCGTCGGCTTTATAAATTCCATGCTCATCAGCACAGGGGCAACCCTCTGCGCTGTGTATTTCTCATCGCTGACAGCGTATGCCCTGGTTGCTTACAGTTGGAAACTGCGCCAGCCATTCTTTACCTTTATTATGGCTGTCATGATGATTCCGACGCAGGTAAGTGGTATTGGGTTTTATCAGTTCATGTACCGCATCGGGTGGACCAACAGCCTTTGGCCTTTAATTATTCCAGCTACAGCCACCCCTGCAATGGTGTTCTTCATGCGGCAGTACCTGATGGCATCGCTCTCTTTGGATATTGTAGACTCTGCAAGAATAGACGGTTCTAGGGAGTTCAATACCTTCAACAGGATTATCCTGCCTATCATGAAACCGGCTATGGCAACCCAGGCAATCTTCACTTTTGTATTCAACTGGAATCGTTTGTTTGAACCTTTGATTCTGCTTACCGATGGTGACAAGTACACCATGCCCATCATGGTCAGCCTACTCAGGGGAGATATCTACAAGACCGAGTATGGTGCTGTATACCTCGGGTTGTCGATGACAGTTCTACCCTTGTTCATCGTCTACTTCTCTCTCTCAAAGCACATTATTGCTGGAGTTGCACTAGGAGCACTGAAAGAGTAGTCGGTCTTGAGGTACAAGGATACTGAAATAAGGAGTTGTTAACACTATGCAGCAGAATAAGGAACGTGCCTTGGAACTGCTCAGGAAGATGAGTATCGAAGAGAAAGTCTCCCAGTTGGTTTCTGCATGGCTTGAGATAGGAATAGATGGATCATTGCATGTGCGCGAGTATGGGCAGGCTGAGATGCGTAGTGAAGATATCAAGGCTGAAGTACTCGGTAAAGGCATTGGCCAACTCACTCGTCCTTATGGGACAATGGCAAACAATCCAGCCCAGCAAGCTAAGGCGATCAACGAGTTGCAACGGTATCTTGTAAAAGAAACTAGGCTGGGAATTCCAGCTCTTCTGCATGAGGAGTGCTTGACCGGTGCCATGGTGAAGGGAGCAACGATTTTTCCCTCTGCATTGAATTATGGCAGCACCTGGGATCCTTCTCTGGTTGGCAATGTAGGAAAAGCAATCGGGGACGAACTTAGGAGTCTAGGGGTACATCAGGGGCTCGCTCCAGTCCTGGATGTTGCTCGTGATGCCCGTTGGGGGCGCCTTGAGGAGACCTACGGGGAAGACCCCTACCTGTGTGGAGTCATGGGAATCTCGTATGTACAAGGCCTGCAAGGAGAGATGAGAAGTCCTCTTGCAACATTGAAGCATTTTGTCGGACACTCTGCTAGTGAGGGTGGAAGGAACCATGCACCGGTTCATATCGGTCCCACAGAACTGCAGAATACCTTTGCACTTCCTTTTGAGATGGTTGTCCGTCATGCATGCCCCGGTTCAGTAATGCCGGCATATCATGACATTGATGGTGTTCCTTGTACCAGCAATCGCTCCTTGGTGACAGACTTGCTTAAACAGCGATGGGGTTTTAAAGGATTGGTTGTTGCTGACTATGAGGCTGTTGTGCAATTGTTCCATGACCATCGCGTTGCAGGAGATATGGCTGAAGCCGCCGCTTTGG is from uncultured Sphaerochaeta sp. and encodes:
- a CDS encoding carbohydrate ABC transporter permease, producing the protein MRGMRATTNLKKTGIYIVCIFLALLSIFPFWVMFMNATRSTFEIQQSSIGLIPSKYLLNNWQILQGKTFDPIVGFINSMLISTGATLCAVYFSSLTAYALVAYSWKLRQPFFTFIMAVMMIPTQVSGIGFYQFMYRIGWTNSLWPLIIPATATPAMVFFMRQYLMASLSLDIVDSARIDGSREFNTFNRIILPIMKPAMATQAIFTFVFNWNRLFEPLILLTDGDKYTMPIMVSLLRGDIYKTEYGAVYLGLSMTVLPLFIVYFSLSKHIIAGVALGALKE